The following proteins are co-located in the Colletotrichum lupini chromosome 4, complete sequence genome:
- a CDS encoding serine/threonine-protein phosphatase 2B catalytic subunit, whose amino-acid sequence MDPEGASTPGEGSRTQQQVDNAIRAIREKKPLPEIDFTIHTMEDGTQVNTMERVCKDVQAPAMFTPSDEQFFEDETHTKPNINFLKQHFYREGRLTEEQALWILKTCTEVLRAEPNLLEMDAPITVCGDVHGQYYDLMKLFEVGGDPSETRYLFLGDYVDRGYFSIECVLYLWCLKIHYPKTLWLLRGNHECRHLTDYFTFKLECKHKYSEAIYEACMESFCCLPLAAVMNKQFLCIHGGLSPELHTLDDLRSIDRFREPPTQGLMCDILWADPLEDFGQEKTSDYFLHNHVRGCSYFFSYPAACAFLEKNNLLSVIRAHEAQDAGYRMYRKTRTTGFPSVMTIFSAPNYLDVYNNKAAVLKYENNVMNIRQFNCTPHPYWLPNFMDVFTWSLPFVGEKITDMLIAILSTCSEEELKEDATPSSTSPGPMSPPLSGASQDPESIEYKRRAIKNKILAIGRLSRVFQVLREESERVTELKTVSGGRLPAGTLMLGAEGIKNAINTFEDARKVDLQNERLPPSHDEVVKQQDEDRKQALEKAAEDAANDKKLQQLSRRLST is encoded by the exons GACAATGCCATCCGCGCCATTCGCGAGAAGAAGCCCCTGCCCGAGATTGATTTCACCATTCATACCATGGAAGACGGCACCCAGGTCAACACCATGGAGCGAGTCTGCAAAG ACGTCCAGGCCCCCGCCATGTTCACGCCCTCTGACGAGCAGTTCTTCGAGGACGAAACCCACACAAAGCCCAACATCAACTTCCTCAAGCAGCACTTCTACCGCGAGGGTCGCTTGACCGAGGAGCAGGCTCTATGGATCCTCAAGACCTGTACCGAGGTCCTGCGCGCTGAGCCCAACCTGCTCGAGATGGATGCGCCCATCACCGTCTGCGGTGACGTCCACGGCCAGTACTACGACCTCATGAAGCTGTTTGAAGTCGGAGGCGACCCCTCCGAGACGCGCTATCTCTTCCTCGGCGACTACGTCGACAGAGGCTACTTCTCCATCGAGTGCGTCCTGTATCTCTGGTGCTTGAAGATCCACTACCCCAAGACTCTGTGGCTGCTTCGCGGCAACCACGAGTGTCGCCACTTGACCGACTACTTCACCTTCAAGCTCGAGTGCAAGCACAAGTACTCCGAGGCCATCTACGAGGCCTGCATGGAGTCCTTCTGCTGCCTGCCCCTGGCTGCCGTCATGAACAAGCAGTTCCTGTGCATTCACGGTGGCCTGAGCCCGGAGCTTCACACTCTCGACGACTTGCGCAGC ATTGACCGCTTCCGCGAGCCCCCAACCCAGGGCCTCATGTGCGACATCCTCTGGGCCGACCCTCTCGAGGACTTTGGCCAAGAAAAGACGAGCGACTACTTTTTGCACAACCACGTCCGCGGATGCTCCTACTTCTTCTCATACCCCGCCGCATGCGCATTCCTCGAGAAGAACAACCTCCTTTCCGTCATTCGTGCCCACGAGGCGCAAGACGCCGGCTACCGCATGTACCGTAAGACTCGCACCACGGGTTTCCCCAGTGTCATGACCATCTTCTCCGCGCCGAATTACCTCGACGTCTACAACAACAAGGCTGCCGTGCTAAAGTACGAGAACAACGTCATGAACATTCGCCAGTTCAACTGCACGCCTCACCCCTACTGGCTGCCCAACTTCATGGACGTCTTCACCTGGTCGCTCCCCTTTGTCGGTGAAAAGATTACCGATATGCTCATCGCCATCCTCAGCACGTGCTCAGAGGAGGAGCTCAAGGAGGACGCCACCCCGTCGTCCACATCCCCCGGCCCCATGTCGCCGCCCCTCTCCGGCGCCTCGCAGGATCCCGAGTCGATCGAGTACAAGAGACGGGCTATCAAGAACAAGATTCTGGCCATTGGCCGTCTCTCGCGTGTATTCCAGGTGTTGCGCGAAGAGTCGGAGCGTGTCACTGAGTTGAAGACCGTCTCCGGTGGCAGATTGCCTGCCGGTACCCTGATGCTAGGCGCCGAGGGTATCAAGAACGCCATCAACACATTCGAGGATGCTCGCAAGGTTGATTTGCAGAACGAGAGACTTCCACCCAGCCACGACGAGGTTGTGAAGCAGCAAGATGAGGACCGGAAGCAGGCGTTGGAGAAGGCGGCCGAGGATGCGGCCAATGACAAGAAGCTGCAGCAACTTTCTAGGAGATTGAGCACGTGA